AAAAATAGTTGTTGACGGCGAAACATTAAGGCCGCCTCCTGACGCACCGGAGAAATTCAAAAGACCCGGAATGACGTTTACAACTATTGAGACATACCTAGGGGAAAAACTCACTAGCTTAAGAGGCTGCATTGGCTTTCTAACACCAGTATACAGCTTGCTGGAGTCAACAATATACTCTGCAATCGAAGCGGCAACCGGAGATCCGAGGTTCCCTCCGGTTGCCGCCTGGGAATTAGATAAGATTTTGGTTGAGGTGACAGTCCTCTCCACTCCCACACCTATCATAGTTTCTAATAGGAAGCTACTGCCAAGATTAATAACGGTAGGGAAACATGGGCTCGTAGTTGAAAAAGGATTCTACAAA
This is a stretch of genomic DNA from Thermosphaera aggregans DSM 11486. It encodes these proteins:
- a CDS encoding TIGR00296 family protein, translated to MLPVHPSEISLDEGVFLVKLARKAIEKIVVDGETLRPPPDAPEKFKRPGMTFTTIETYLGEKLTSLRGCIGFLTPVYSLLESTIYSAIEAATGDPRFPPVAAWELDKILVEVTVLSTPTPIIVSNRKLLPRLITVGKHGLVVEKGFYKGTLLPVVPVEYCWETEEFLSETCVKAGLRPDCWLDASTRIYYYEGRVFKEKTPKGDIYERDLSQEYMNECLKR